A window of the Drosophila simulans strain w501 chromosome 2L, Prin_Dsim_3.1, whole genome shotgun sequence genome harbors these coding sequences:
- the LOC6731881 gene encoding RNA polymerase II degradation factor 1 — protein MIANLALPFLLIIAEAAATAEQVEYLEYLQSSPAEHRLSKRMDLEVCIGHFDVHKNTIIRTGESQAIGGKYLQGIELDTIEECERLCCETDACDVYIFERKAGGYCYLFECGPPEDFRCKFTRHANYTSAVLNPQPKPVSELVTTPRPQLPHIPSNNVSQQEWELSNLKLKPEARDKPTVSTAAVVAPTSGTGTGVGLGVGQSPVYQSQSVPAAHCGRFQFTCHSGECIAVYNACDGIPQCEDGSDEGPECNTVLSTATKPATTSSNLEPVKPMVSQYVPVQNVQQTQQVVAQQMQQQQQQQQQPQQQPQHVIVLGPPPPPPPPPPMVNNREDAAAWANRKMIAEGQQQPQQQQQQQLHQQQQLQQQQQSSQPQAEIINTDAQSHIFSHKGGLQLQQPANGQGPPPSPGQMVPGQMAGAAQVQVQGQSPTLQLPGYEANQAVYGMSRTGIYMPQQQAQLQAPAGQQQQQQQVQASVVWPQQAPLIPQQQSPVQQSQSLMPQQSGHVYAAAPAIQSPPAAQQAMLPVLNAAPVAGKNQGAAADGDYDDYDEETYTEAPKKKQHKHKKVKTKTAKDPIELALEQNKLQPDGSLPALPVPASPVHEQYKMIHDNLAMEFRDHDGHSERPGGAVLSLTLGLLVTAALAILIGCRMRTVTRRARRLGGKTPYSQEADFLVNGMYL, from the exons ATGATTGCCAACTTGGCATTGCCTTTCCTGCTGATCATCGCGGAAGCAGCAGCCACCGCGGAGCAGGTGGAGTACCTGGAATACCTGCAATCTTCGCCGGCGGAGCATCGACTTAGCAAGCGCATGGATTTGGAGGTGTGCATAG GCCACTTTGACGTGCATAAGAACACCATTATTCGCACGGGCGAGTCCCAGGCGATTGGTGGCAAGTACCTCCAGGGCATCGAGCTGGACACCATCGAGGAGTGCGAAAGGCTGTGCTGCGAGACGGACGCCTGCGATGTGTACATCTTCGAGCGGAAGGCGGGCGGCTATTGCTATCTCTTCGAGTGCGGTCCTCCGGAGGATTTCCGCTGCAAGTTCACCCGACACGCCAACTACACCAGTGCCGTGCTGAATCCACAGCCCAAGCCAGTCAGTGAGCTGGTGACCACGCCGCGACCGCAGTTGCCCCACATTCCCAGCAACAATGTGTCGCAGCAGGAATGGGAGCTGAGCAACCTGAAGCTGAAGCCGGAAGCGCGCGACAAGCCCACTGTTTCCACCGCCGCTGTGGTGGCTCCCACatcgggaacgggaacgggagtGGGTCTGGGTGTGGGCCAGTCGCCAGTTTACCAGTCTCAAAGTG TTCCCGCCGCGCATTGTGGACGCTTCCAGTTCACCTGCCACTCCGGCGAGTGCATCGCGGTGTACAATGCCTGCGATGGAATACCGCAGTGCGAGGATGGGAGCGACGAGGGACCGGAA TGCAACACCGTGCTGTCGACAGCCACAAAACCGGCCACTACCAGCAGCAATTTGGAGCCCGTGAAGCCCATGGTGTCGCAGTATGTGCCCGTGCAGAACGTGCAACAGACGCAGCAGGTCGTGGcccagcagatgcagcagcagcaacaacagcagcaacagccgcagcagcaaccacaacatGTCATTGTTTTGGgtccaccaccgccaccgccgcctccaccgccCATGGTGAACAATCGGGAAGATGCCGCTGCCTGGGCCAACCGCAAGATGATTGCCGaagggcagcagcagccacagcagcaacaacaacagcaactgcatcagcaacagcaactgcagcagcagcaacaatcatCGCAGCCACAGGCGGAGATCATCAACACGG ACGCACAGAGCCACATATTCAGCCACAAAGGCGgcctccagctgcagcagccggCAAACGGACAGGGGCCACCGCCGTCGCCAGGTCAGATGGTTCCGGGTCAGATGGCGGGAGCAGCGCAGGTTCAGGTTCAGGGGCAATCTCCAACGCTCCAGCTGCCCGGCTATGAGGCCAATCAAGCTGTGTACGGGATGTCACGCACTGGAATCTACATgccacagcagcaggcgcagctcCAGGCTCCagctggccagcagcagcaacagcagcaggtgcaAGCGAGTGTGGTGTGGCCACAACAGGCTCCATTAATTCCGCAACAACAGTCGCCCGTGCAACAGTCGCAGTCACTGATGCCGCAGCAATCTGGTCATGTCTATGCCGCTGCTCCGGCCATCCAATCTCCGCCAGCTGCGCAACAAGCCATGTTGCCCGTTCTAAATGCAGCACCCGTAGCTGGGAAAAATCAGGGTGCAGCGGCAGATGGGGACTACGATGATTATGACGAGGAAACGTACACGGAGGCACCAAAAAAG AAGCAGCACAAGCACAAGAAGGTCAAGACGAAGACGGCCAAGGATCCCATTGAACTGGCCCTGGAGCAAAACAAGCTTCAACCGGATGGATCCCTTCCAGCCCTGCCCGTTCCCGCTTCCCCGGTCCACGAGCAGTACAAGATGATCCACGACAACCTGGCGATGGAGTTCCGCGATCACGACGGTCACTCGGAGCGACCTGGCGGGGCGGTCCTCTCGCTGACCCTAGGTCTGCTGGTCACCGCTGCTCTGGCCATTCTCATCGGGTGCAGGATGCGGACGGTGACGCGGAGGGCACGACGACTGGGCGGCAAGACGCCCTACTCGCAGGAGGCGGACTTCCTGGTCAACGGCATGTATCTGTAA
- the LOC6731882 gene encoding ubiquitin-conjugating enzyme E2-24 kDa, which yields MSSTPAAGSAGEVATSSATSNAPSAPSTTTSNVSNPSQPTSAGTPQARGGRGSNANGGASGSNAGGGDEPRKEAKTTPRISKALGTSAKRIQKELAEITLDPPPNCSAGPKGDNLYEWVSTILGPPGSVYEGGVFFLDIHFSPEYPFKPPKVTFRTRIYHCNINSQGVICLDILKDNWSPALTISKVLLSICSLLTDCNPADPLVGSIATQYLQNREEHDRIARLWTKRYAT from the exons ATGTCTTCAACCCCAGCAGCGGGCAGTGCCGGCGAGGTGGCCACCTCCAGTGCCACCTCAAATGCGCCCAGTGCACCCAGCACAACGACCAGCAACGTGAGCAATCCCAGCCAGCCAACGTCTGCCGGAACTCCGCAGGCACGTGGTGGCAGGGGCAGCAACGCCAACGGAGGTGCCTCCGGCAGCAATGCTGGTGGCGGAGATGAGCCGCGCAAGGAAGCCAAAACGACGCCCAGGATATCCAAGGCGCTCGGTACCTCGGCCAAGCGCATACAGAAGGAGCTGGCCGAGATCACACTGGACCCACCGCCCAACTGCAGTGCCGGGCCCAAGGGCGACAACCTATACGAGTGGGTATCCACCATACTGGGACCACCCGGATCCGTCTACGAGGGCGGCGTCTTCTTCCTCGACATACACTTCTCGCCGGAGTATCCCTTCAAGCCACCCAAAGTCACGTTCCGCACGCGCATCTATCACTGCAACATCAACAGCCAGGGCGTCATTTGCCTGGACATACTCAAGGACAACTGGTCGCCGGCGCTGACCATATCAAAGGTCTTGCTGTCAATTTGCTCCCTGCTCACAGACTGTAATCCAG CCGATCCGCTGGTGGGCAGCATTGCCACGCAATATTTGCAGAATCGTGAGGAGCACGATCGAATTGCGCGTCTTTGGACAAAAAG GTACGCAACATGA
- the LOC6731883 gene encoding ribosome biogenesis protein WDR12 homolog, with translation MDVDNGEGQVQVHLKTKQEHYAVPDVPYAIDGTVTTVELNTFVNALLRQKDGSSDTEFDFLVFDEYLRGRLCDHLREKAISFEDAIEIEYVERFPAPEPQDCLLHDDWVSAVKARGKWILSGCYDNSLNLWTNKGKHILTISGHTAPIKAVDWISLDEETGRFVSTSQDQTAMLWKWNVGSNAVDCVSVCKGHERGVDSVSVSPDGLRFATGSWDTMLKVWSAELDDGVEGSSKRMKESGVRTPKITLQGHRESVSAVQWMDATTLLTGSWDYTLKVWDLSLEGIKTEISTNKSIFDASYSKLNRLILTASADKNLRLYDPRTNQGSVVRNTYLGHNAWVQTVMWSTTEEFLFVSGAYDNQNKLWDCRSPKAPLYDLLGHGDKVLDIDWSNPKYIVSGGVDNSVRVFKSRKALAEDTETK, from the exons ATGGATGTGGATAACGGCGAGGGGCAGGTGCAGGTGCACCTGAAGACCAAGCAGGAGCA CTATGCCGTGCCGGATGTGCCGTACGCCATCGATGGCACCGTCACCACCGTGGAGCTAAACACATTCGTGAACGCACTATTGCGCCAGAAAGATGGCTCCTCCGACACGGAGTTCGACTTCCTGGTGTTCGATGAGTACCTGCGGGGCCGGCTGTGCGATCACCTGCGCGAGAAGGCCATCAGTTTCGAGGACGCAATCGAGATCGAGTATGTGGAGCGGTTCCCGGCGCCAGAGCCACAGGATTGCCTGCTGCACGACGACTGGGTGTCCGCGGTGAAGGCCAGAGGAAAGTGGATCCTCTCTGGGTGTTACGACAACTCCCTGAATCTGTGGACCAACAAGGGCAAGCACATTCTCACTATTTCTGGGCACACGGCGCCCATCAAGGCGGTGGACTGGATATCGCTGGACGAGGAGACGGGACGCTTTGTGTCCACCTCGCAGGACCAGACTGCCATGCTGTGGAAGTGGAACGTGGGCTCAAACGCGGTGGACTGTGTCTCCGTGTGCAAGGGCCACGAGCGAGGCGTCGACAGTGTCAGCGTGAGTCCGGATGGCCTGAGATTTGCCACGGGCTCTTGGGACACGATGTTGAAGGTGTGGTCAGCAGAGCTGGACGATGGAGTCGAGGGGAGCTCGAAGCGGATGAAGGAGAGCGGTGTGAGA ACCCCCAAAATTACGCTGCAGGGACATCGTGAGAGCGTATCAGCCGTGCAGTGGATGGATGCCACCACTCTGCTAACTGGCAGCTGGGATTACACTCTCAAGGTGTGGGATCTGAGCCTTGAGGGCATTAAAACCGAAATATCCACCAACAAGTCCATATTCGATGCGAGCTACTCAAAGCTGAATCGCCTGATACTGACGGCTTCGGCGGACAAGAATCTGCGGCTCTATGATCCCAGGACAAACC AGGGATCAGTGGTAAGGAATACTTACCTGGGACATAATGCCTGGGTGCAGACCGTCATGTGGTCCACCACGGAGGAATTCCTATTTGTCTCCGGAGCTTATGACAACCAGAATAAGCTGTGGGACTGCAGGAGTCCGAAGGCCCCACTGTACGATCTTCTGGGTCACGGCGATAAGGTCCTAGACATTGACTGGTCCAATCCCAAGTACATTGTATCCGGTGGTGTCGACAACTCGGTGCGCGTATTCAAATCTCGCAAGGCGCTAGCGGAAGATACGGAGACGAAGTAA
- the LOC27206552 gene encoding uncharacterized protein LOC27206552: MKVFALCSMLALLLAGAQSLPQNREGAAYTNEAIRQAQQTLLIPKDAQIQNVQEGIELGAYEQIPGNQRINLFEILGDQVPSEVINNLQSQVDQIGRN, from the coding sequence ATGAAAGTGTTCGCGCTGTGTTCGATGCTCGCCCTGCTCCTGGCTGGTGCCCAATCCCTGCCCCAGAATCGCGAGGGTGCCGCCTACACGAACGAGGCGATCCGGCAGGCGCAACAGACGCTGCTCATCCCCAAGGATGCCCAGATCCAGAACGTGCAGGAGGGCATCGAGTTGGGCGCCTACGAGCAGATACCCGGCAACCAGCGCATCAACCTCTTCGAGATCCTCGGCGACCAGGTGCCCTCCGAGGTGATAAACAACCTGCAGTCCCAGGTCGACCAGATCGGTCGCAACTAA
- the LOC6731885 gene encoding mucin-5B produces MHRTEWHSEAFQLRVSLEFHRKDSGTDLQMSRKKCNNNQQRRGRRRRTDLGNLLGIRGSISLAILMLTICMANTSTAVPAMESSSASSAVVTVAVTPSILSSSSSGGSVGGFHGLAASSTESPSSASPEQQQPQGQCLQDGLWVAESATRCQYQTSCRAIQRTGHCCPDYKCDCEKDGKTYANGDKLVAPDTPCTVCYCKGGEIVCSPVTCFRRDDCMPKYVPGRCCPEYDNCPILDNNPPLASEPVSSSTTSTAKPMAVAQPAGFNWNITIKEITKPTEIRITDDNKAKPSIPTRKQSNLMLTTEGPAPPVTSSSVDSTTAGSAGAAGAAATTAAAAAAPAISSTAAAATSPATAATPTDATATPVPSQDGNQKALPGGTESLKLIASVGYIERPLSPSSSIIVEQQVKPLVTYNADGLQPLTSNDPSKVNIKREYTTEGSTLSTKNYEESALPIFVQNGFRDSLVEPSDGELEPDTAGSDNIYHIISTTEGPGTVVKVTTDAPPKPSETSPTIQTVITPNTTKSDVESSSDSVAVSSEMPPASSTHHMDVDDDVPQVESNPAYPSLPEDDFSLRDVNFPLVELEDIAESEKDEPRSIPSPFEVDHRHVKLAPDTSLDGSGSGSGGGDIDLYQDKSSTTEEMMASGSSIHEKSSLVPLLMYSGEDISGETRIQNGSDLQLEKISQGEEMELGSGEIREPVTPKTNSVSTLEIDELGSGAGQVGGVDPKADAESLKLDESQETVARTSASGLDKSSARAEKSFVERALPLGRLYLQRIY; encoded by the exons TGCCCGCCATGGAAAGCAGCAGTGCATCCTCCGCAGTCGTCACGGTCGCGGTCACGCCGAGCATcctgtcgagcagctccagtGGCGGCAGCGTAGGCGGATTCCACGGCCTTGCGGCCAGCTCCACGGAATCCCCATCCTCGGCCTCcccggagcagcagcagccgcagg GCCAATGCCTGCAGGATGGACTTTGGGTGGCCGAATCCGCGACCCGTTGCCAATACCAAACTAGCTGTCGTGCCATCCAGCGCACTGGCCACTGCTGCCCCGATTATAAATGCG ATTGCGAAAAGGATGGCAAAACTTATGCCAATGGTGATAAATTGGTTGCCCCGGACACGCCGTGCACCGTGTGCTACTGCAAAG GCGGCGAGATTGTTTGCAGCCCGGTGACCTGTTTCCGGCGAGATGACTGCATGCCCAAATACGTGCCCGGTCGCTGCTGTCCGGAGTACGACAATTGTCCAA TTCTCGATAATAATCCACCGCTGGCCAGCGAGCCCGTTAGCAGCTCCACCACTTCCACGGCGAAACCGATGGCAGTCGCTCAGCCGGCTGGATTCAACTGGAACATCACTATCAAGGAGATCACCAAGCCCACGGAGATCCGCATAACCGATGACAACAAGGCCAAGCCATCGATTCCGACCAGAAAGCAGAGCAATTTGATGCTCACCACCGAGGGACCTGCACCACCAGTAACCAGCAGCTCCGTAGACAGCACCACTGCAGGATCAGCAGGAGCcgcgggagcagcagcaacaacagcagcagcagcagcagcaccggcAATCAGcagcactgcagcagcagcaacatcacccGCGacggcagcaacaccaacGGACGCCACAGCAACACCAGTGCCCAGCCAAGACGGCAACCAGAAAGCACTTCCAGGCGGCACCGAGAGCTTAAAGCTCATCGCCTCGGTTGGCTACATCGAAAGACCCCTCTCGCCCAGCAGTAGCATCATAGTGGAGCAACAGGTGAAGCCGCTGGTTACCTACAACGCCGACGGACTGCAGCCGCTGACCAGCAACGATCCCAGCAAGGTGAACATCAAGCGGGAATACACCACCGAGGGATCCACACTGAGCACCAAGAACTACGAGGAATCCGCACTGCCCATATTCGTGCAGAATGGCTTCAGAGATTCGCTGGTGGAGCCGTCCGATGGGGAACTTGAGCCCGATACGGCGGGCAGTGACAACATTTACCACATCATATCCACCACCGAGGGACCTGGaacagtggtcaaagtaaCAACGGATGCACCACCAAAGCCCAGCGAGACCTCACCCACCATCCAAACCGTGATCACTCCAAACACCACCAAGTCCGATGTCGAGAGTAGCTCCGATTCCGTCGCAGTAAGCAGTGAGATGCCGCCAGCGAGCTCCACTCATCACATGGACGTGGATGATGATGTGCCCCAGGTGGAATCCAATCCAGCCTATCCCTCGCTGCCCGAGGACGACTTCAGTCTGCGGGACGTGAACTTTCCGCTCGTCGAGCTGGAGGACATAGCCGAGTCCGAGAAGGATGAGCCTCGGAGCATACCCAGTCCCTTCGAGGTGGACCACAGGCATGTGAAACTGGCGCCCGATACCAGCCTGgatggcagtggcagcggaaGTGGTGGCGGCGACATCGATCTCTACCAGGATAAGTCCTCTACCACCGAGGAAATGATGGCGTCCGGCTCATCCATTCACGAGAAGAGCTCCCTGGTGCCACTGCTGATGTACAGTGGCGAGGACATATCCGGGGAGACGCGCATCCAGAACGGCAGCGATctgcagctggagaagatcaGCCAGGGCGAGGAGATGGAACTGGGCAGCGGGGAGATCAGGGAGCCCGTCACCCCCAAAACCAATTCGGTGTCCACGCTGGAGATCGATGAACTGGGCTCGGGAGCGGGCCAGGTGGGCGGTGTGGATCCCAAGGCCGATGCCGAGAGCCTGAAGCTGGACGAGAGCCAGGAAACGGTGGCCAGGACCAGTGCCAGTGGACTGGACAAATCGTCGGCGAGGGCCGAGAAGAGCTTTGTGGAGCGGGCACTGCCATTGGGGCGTCTATACCTCCAGCGGATCTACTGA